In Flavobacterium praedii, the DNA window GCGAATTTTTCGTGTGACTCTGCGTAATAATGTCTAATACTGAATCTGGGCTTAATGACCTTGGGCGTGACCCTGTTGCGAAAAGGGGCTTAGATACAGCACCGCTCATTCAGCCCCTTTGCACAACAGTGTCGGGCTATCACGAGCGCTTTGGCGCCTTGCTCTATCCCTCACGCAAACTGCAAAACAACAACTTCAGTTTGAACAAGAATAGTTCCTTAACCGTTTTTCGAAAACAAAAAAAATCCCGACTTTAGATTAAGTCGGGATTATAACATTTAAAAAATAAAAAACTAAGCTCCTATTTTCTTAGCAATATCTGTTGGAACTCCACCTTTATTTACCATCAATGAAGTAGTTTTGTATTTTACAAAATTCTTACTCACATACAAATAGCCTTTGTAGTCATTTGTAGCTCCCCAAGAATTTTTTACAATATAATACTCTTTACCCATTTGGTCTTTGGCAATCCCAACAATGTGCATGGCGTGATCATCTGTTGTTTGATAATTGTCAAAAGCTTTTTGACGGATTTCCTCAGTGATTTCCAATTCTTCTTTTGGACCATTAAACATGTTCTCTTTTTCAATAGCAGTCATGTCCTCATATTTTTTGGTAGGAACAAAAGCCACACCATTTTTCCAACTGAAACTTTTCTCACTCACATCCGAAGCCCACGCAACAGTGTAACCGTTTTTCAAGGCATTGTCAATTATTGCCGTCATATCATTCATTTTGATATTATAAACCATATCAAAAGACCAGTTGTCTGGAACCATCATCATTGTTTTGGTATAATAAGGCACATTGGCATAAGAGGCAAATTCTACATATTCATCAGCATTAATGCCTACAATTTCTTTTGCAAAAGATTGTGGAGTATAGCTTTTTCCTTTATACATAAAATTTTCAGGAACTTGACCTAAATAAGAATCAATAACTGCAGCATATGCTTTTTCCCAGTTTGGCGTTAATTCTCCATTTGGATTTTTTACCACTGCTGCTAATAATGCTTCTGTCAAAGCACCCATTTCAGCAAATTTATTTTTAGAGGTTCCATAATTCAAACCAGTATACACTTCTTGAGGAACAGCTCCGTATTTTTTGTACATATTAGTCACATCATGCAATTCGCCACCATCTCCCAATGTTACAGCACCATGCATGCGTACATAATTTTTCCCTTTTTCGATGTAAGCATTTCGAGCAGAGAAAACTTGTGATAATTCTACTGGCTGTTTACCCAATCGTATCATTTCAGATTCTAAAAATGAATTGGTAGAATAACTCCAACACGTTCCAGAAGAACCTTGATTTTTTACAGTCGTATTGGCCAAATTAATTACATCAGTAAATTTGAAACTTTCTACACTTTTTTCACTAGCATTTGCCTTCAATGAATTGACTAATCCATCTTGAGCCATTATGGTATTCATTCCAACAACCAAAGTTGTAGCAATAAATAATGATTTAATTGGTAATTTGAACATTTTGAAAAATTTTATGGTTTAATAATTTGTAACAATACTACTTGTTTTGTTACATTTATTCGAGTTAGTTTTTTATTTTAAACGAATTACAAGGTCTCTTTCAGCCATTTATAAAATTCTTTTTGCCAAATTTGAGCATTCTGGGGTTTTAAAACCCAGTGATTTTCTTCTGGAAAATAGAGAAATCTACTTTTAATACCACGAATTTGAGCCGCTTGAAAAGCTTCTTGCCCTTGCCCAATCGGCACTCTAAAATCATTACCGCCTTGAATAATTAAGATGGGAGTATTCCAATTTTGAACAAAATTAATTGGATTGAATTTTTCATACGTTTTTTGGGCGACTGCATTGTCTTTTTCCCAATACGGACCTCCAAAATCCCAATTATTAAAGAAAACTTCTTCGGTTGTTCCAAACATACTTTGTAAGTTAAAAACACCATCATGAGCAATAAATGTTTTAAATCTATTGTTGTGAATTCCCGCCAAATAAAACACAGAATAACCGCCATAGCTTGCACCTACACAACCCAAACGGGCTTTGTCAACATAACTTTCTTTAGCGACATCATCTATTGCCGAAAGATAGTCTTCCATTACTTGACCACCCCAATCTTTGCTAATTTGCTCGTTCCATTCTACTCCATGTCCTTGCATTCCGCGACGGTTTGGTGCTACAACAATATAACCATTAGCAGCCATCAATGAAAAATTCCAACGGAAAGAATAGGATTGAGTCAATGGAGATTGTGGTCCACCTTGACAAAATAATAATGTTGGGTATTTTTTGGAAGCATCAAAATTAGGTGGTAAAGCTACCCAAACTAACATTTTCTTTCCATCGGTAGTGGTCACGTAACGTCTTTCTATTTTACCCAACTGTAAGGAAGCGTAAGTTGCTGTATTTACATTTGTTAATTGTTTCCAAGTATTTTTCTTTAAGTTGAAAGAAAAAATTTCAGCAGCATGATTCATATCGGTTTTGGTCACAATAATATCCTCTCCTGAAAAGCCTACTAAATCATGTACATCAAAATCTCCACTTGTAATTTGTTTTACTGTAATTGCAATTTTTGTCATTCCAGGGAAGTTAACCTCAAAAAGTTGTACTGTTCCATCAATTGGAGCTAAAAAATAAATCTTTTTTCCGTCTTTACTCCACAGGAAACTATTTACAGTTCCATCCCAATGTGCAGTAAGATTCATATTTATCCCTTTAAAACTAACGATTAAGTCATTTTTGTCAGCTTCATAACCATCACGCTTCATTTGTAACCATGTCAAATCTCCAGAAGGTGAGAATTGTGGAGCCATATCATACCCTAAATTCCCTTCGGTTCTATTGATGGTTTTCCCTGTTTCAAGATTGTATTCATAAATATTGGTGTCTGTAGAAAGAGCATATTGAGTTCCTGCTTTTTTCTTGCATACATAAACTATACTTTTTCCGTCTGGAGACCAATTGTAATCTTCATCATCTCCAAAAGGTTTTTGCGGACTATCGAAATTTTCTCCTTTTAAAATATCAATTCCTTCAGATCCTTCTTTGTTTTCTCTGTAAAATACATGGTTAAATTTACCTTCGTTCCAAGTATCCCAATGGCGATAATCGAGACCATTATATATTTGAACATTGGATTTATCTAAATTAGGGTAGAAATCTTTCCCCAAAATATTATCAATTTTAACTTCTTGGTTGTAAACTATGTATTTCCCGTCTGGAGAAACGTTTTTATCTGCCAAAATTTCTTTGGTATCCTTAATTTCCAATACGTTTCCTGTGCTAATTGCAACAGTATATAATTTTGAATTGGATTTGTTTTCTTCGACAGAAGGTGTCGATACTTTATAAACAACATTTTTGCCATCTTTTGAAATTCCTAAAGGTGTAATTCGTCCTAACTTCCAAAGTAATTCCGGAGTCATAACATTTTGAGCGATTGCATTTAAACTCATCATTGTTAGCATTAAAAAGAGTAATTTTTTCATTATTATTGAAAATTTATGTTCAGATTTCAAATATAGCACTATAATTCTCAATTAGAATAGATAGTCTAACATAAAAAAACCTTAATTTTTCAATACACTCAAGTGCTAACAAAACTGTAGAAAATTAAGAAACTTTAAAAAATTGAATAGTCAAGAATGTGATTACAAAACACAAAACCAAAACAGCAACACCAACGATAATGGCTCTTTTCAAGAAAGATTTCTTTATTTTTATAACTTCGGAATCTATATTCACAATGGTTTTGAATTTATCAAAGGATTCAATAGTTTCCAAATATTTTATCCAACCACCACTCTCATATATTTGCTTGCCAAATTCAGTTAAATCACACCGAAACTCTTGCTCTTTTTCTAAAACAACAAGGCCTTTCTTGTCAAGAATTTCTGCAAATACTTTAGAATTTTTTAAATTAAAACCACATTCATCTTTAAAATTGATTCGCATCATAAATTGAGATTTCGATAAATAAAGTAATTTTAAATTTACCTCAATAATTTCATCGATATTTTCCAACATAACAAATATTTTATATTTACATTCATGCCCCATTTATACTTTTACAAATTATAAAAGCGCTTTTTTCAGGGTCTTTTTTCATTAATCAATTATAATGCCAAAGACTTCATTTTCATAAATTTAACACATTTCTATTTCAAAACTGAAGTATTCTAAAAAACAATACTATTCAATACATATTCATATAGGAAGTTTATATAACTAGAAAAATTATTTAATTTTATAAAAAAAAATAAGATGGAACTAAGCTATTGGGAATTGAAAAATTGGTTTAGCCAAGTTGATTATACTATTGTTGGTAGCGGTATAGTAGGATTGCATGCTGGATTGCGCTTGCGTGAAAAATACCCCAACAGTAAAATATTGATCCTCGAGAAAGGAATGTTACCACAGGGAGCCAGTACCAAAAATGCTGGATTTGCTTGTTTTGGAAGTATTTCTGAAATCATCGACGACCTAAAAACACATACTGAAGAGGACGTAATTCAGTTGGTACAAAAAAGATGGAGTGGTTTGCAATTACTCAGAAAAAGACTTAATGATACTACAATAGATTTCAAACCTTATGGAGGATATGAGTTGTTTTTAAAAAATGATGATAATAGTTTTAGTGAATGTTTCAATAAGTTACCGTTTATAAATGATATTCTAAAACCACTATTTAAAGCCGATGTATTTGCCAAAGAAATAGACCGATTTGGTTTTGGAGGCATTCAGGAATATTTAATTTTTAATCCTTTTGAAGCTCAAATTGAT includes these proteins:
- a CDS encoding aminopeptidase C, which encodes MFKLPIKSLFIATTLVVGMNTIMAQDGLVNSLKANASEKSVESFKFTDVINLANTTVKNQGSSGTCWSYSTNSFLESEMIRLGKQPVELSQVFSARNAYIEKGKNYVRMHGAVTLGDGGELHDVTNMYKKYGAVPQEVYTGLNYGTSKNKFAEMGALTEALLAAVVKNPNGELTPNWEKAYAAVIDSYLGQVPENFMYKGKSYTPQSFAKEIVGINADEYVEFASYANVPYYTKTMMMVPDNWSFDMVYNIKMNDMTAIIDNALKNGYTVAWASDVSEKSFSWKNGVAFVPTKKYEDMTAIEKENMFNGPKEELEITEEIRQKAFDNYQTTDDHAMHIVGIAKDQMGKEYYIVKNSWGATNDYKGYLYVSKNFVKYKTTSLMVNKGGVPTDIAKKIGA
- a CDS encoding S9 family peptidase — its product is MKKLLFLMLTMMSLNAIAQNVMTPELLWKLGRITPLGISKDGKNVVYKVSTPSVEENKSNSKLYTVAISTGNVLEIKDTKEILADKNVSPDGKYIVYNQEVKIDNILGKDFYPNLDKSNVQIYNGLDYRHWDTWNEGKFNHVFYRENKEGSEGIDILKGENFDSPQKPFGDDEDYNWSPDGKSIVYVCKKKAGTQYALSTDTNIYEYNLETGKTINRTEGNLGYDMAPQFSPSGDLTWLQMKRDGYEADKNDLIVSFKGINMNLTAHWDGTVNSFLWSKDGKKIYFLAPIDGTVQLFEVNFPGMTKIAITVKQITSGDFDVHDLVGFSGEDIIVTKTDMNHAAEIFSFNLKKNTWKQLTNVNTATYASLQLGKIERRYVTTTDGKKMLVWVALPPNFDASKKYPTLLFCQGGPQSPLTQSYSFRWNFSLMAANGYIVVAPNRRGMQGHGVEWNEQISKDWGGQVMEDYLSAIDDVAKESYVDKARLGCVGASYGGYSVFYLAGIHNNRFKTFIAHDGVFNLQSMFGTTEEVFFNNWDFGGPYWEKDNAVAQKTYEKFNPINFVQNWNTPILIIQGGNDFRVPIGQGQEAFQAAQIRGIKSRFLYFPEENHWVLKPQNAQIWQKEFYKWLKETL